In Drosophila simulans strain w501 chromosome X, Prin_Dsim_3.1, whole genome shotgun sequence, one DNA window encodes the following:
- the LOC6725855 gene encoding endochitinase A, with protein sequence MMSFTISLALLLLAVLILGILFACHCLGPRAANWMRMRSSKEEKIGLSNHKQKLFHANGYMASIQSGSEFLLSTSGSFKRFDTIDKEDYNRSQQTHQTHLFLMNGGGAVSITGSSSALQATTAMWHLPRSGIKIPPPPDRPAPSPNSAAAAGKTVTFSLSQVNEVTTPGEQVTSNDQERRSCLRQNGGTANGAGGGGVLPQPLEAPPPPRLTASTSVNLSGTAIPRPIAKRQVSLQPATNGGGQPEQPVVTPTREGERKAPALKRRNSSTNPFLCESTEQIPSNPISEPLNATVASLENTTISASESTPITAPLATPNAPAATDTPPTTHHNGNPFVESQSLSSRLLKIHNTTNPFTGLSQRVKGPHLLQKTISEDYLFRKLGVNSPMANGNGTGPGSGHVNGNGNGTWSFGRSLLRQDSTLSLGMGLGRRNSSQVSLDSHAGSVPGSMEGINLERAISCDSVTSDSTLFLDQLDQPYTQITGYLCVGLNYDQMSMSNEGMELTVSVLEAKGLICPFSVESLDTFVRIYLVPDHPGAMQTKVVKGTLTPNYNESFDFWLHKRQARHSLWFHLYHNGPAHTLIGEAEMEIGEMPRPITTWIPLSDSRKCNARWGELMFSLSYLPTAERLTIVVVKARNLKLDGEQPAPESAETVHSVFVKVYLMDKDRKVLKKRTSLKRKDRSPIFNESMIFSVPPPSLTTTQLRVTVFGVTASGVTPLGHIVAGSCAVGKGLRHWHQMLSSLRKPVAMWHVLRRAVNQPVFTGGAEAVVAAMQNTLQRSTAKRNSIV encoded by the exons ATGATGAGCTTCACCATTTCCTTGGCGCTACTGCTCCTGGCAGTTCTGATCCTGGGCATCTTGTTCGCCTGCCACTGTCTTGGTCCAAGGGCAGCCAACTGGATGCGTATGCGATCCAGCAAGGAGGAAAAGATCGGGCTATCCAACCACAAGCAAAAGCTTTTCCATGCCAATGGCTATATGGCCAGT ATACAATCCGGCTCCGAGTTCCTGCTGAGCACCAGTGGCAGTTTCAAGCGCTTCGATACCATCGACAAGGAGGACTACAATCGCTCCCAGCAGACGCATCAGACGCACCTGTTCCTGATGAACGGCGGCGGTGCGGTTTCGATAACCGGATCATCCAGTGCCCTCCAGGCCACCACGGCCATGTGGCATCTGCCGCGTTCGGGTATTAAGATTCCACCACCGCCCGATCGACCAGCTCCATCTCCGAATAGCGCTGCAGCAGCCGGCAAAACGGTTACCTTCTCTTTGAGCCAGGTAAACGAGGTCACCACGCCCGGCGAGCAGGTGACCTCCAACGATCAGGAGCGTCGCTCCTGCCTGCGACAAAATGGTGGAACTGCGAACGGTgctggcggcggtggtgtGCTGCCCCAGCCGCTGGAGGCACCACCTCCGCCACGACTCACCGCATCGACGTCGGTGAACTTGTCGGGAACGGCGATTCCAAGGCCAATTGCCAAGCGGCAGGTGTCCCTGCAGCCAGCCACCAATGGCGGAGGCCAGCCGGAGCAACCCGTGGTGACCCCGACGCGGGAGGGTGAGAGAAAAGCGCCTGCCTTGAAGCGTAGAAACTCCAGCACTAATCCCTTCCTGTGCGAATCCACGGAGCAGATACCCAGTAATCCCATTTCCGAACCTCTGAATGCCACGGTGGCTTCTCTGGAAAATACGACTATTTCAGCAAGTGAAAGCACTCCTATAACTGCTCCTCTAGCGACTCCAAATGCGCCTGCTGCAACGGATACTCCACCCACCACACATCACAACGGCAATCCCTTCGTGGAGAGCCAAAGTCTGTCCAGCAGACTCCTGAAGATCCATAACACAACGAATCCTTTCACGGGACTCTCGCAACGCGTCAAGGGTCCGCATCTACTGCAAAAGACCATTTCCGAGGATTATCTCTTTCGGAAATTGGGTGTCAATAGTCCGATggccaatggcaatggcacgGGACCGGGATCTGGTCATGTCAAcgggaatggcaatggaacTTGGTCCTTTGGACGCTCCCTGTTGCGACAGGACTCCACATTGAGTCTGGGCATGGGCTTGGGCCGACGGAACAGCTCCCAGGTATCCCTGGATTCACATGCGGGATCGGTGCCCGGATCGATGGAGGGCATCAATCTGGAGCGAGCCATCTCCTGCGATTCGGTAACCTCGGACTCCACCCTATTCCTGGATCAATTGGATCAGCCCTACACTCAGATAACCGGATATTTATGCGTTGGCCTTAACTATGATCA GATGAGCATGAGCAACGAGGGCATGGAACTGACTGTTAGTGTCCTGGAGGCCAAGGGACTCATATGTCCTTTCAGCGTTGAGTCCCTGGACACCTTTGTGCGCATCTACTTGGTGCCCGATCATCCAGGAGCTATGCAAACTAAG GTGGTCAAGGGAACACTGACACCCAACTACAACGAAAGCTTCGACTTCTGGCTGCACAAGCGACAGGCGCGCCATTCGCTGTGGTTCCACCTGTACCACAACGGCCCCGCCCACACGCTCATTGGGGAGGCGGAGATGGAAATCGGGGAGATGCCACGCCCCATCACCACATGGATACCACTGTCCGATTCGCGCAAGTGCAACGCCCGCTGGGGCGAGCTGATGTTCTCGCTGAGCTACCTGCCCACAGCGGAGAGACTGACCATCGTGGTGGTCAAGGCACGGAATCTCAAGCTGGACGGGGAGCAACCGGCTCCGGAATCCGCGGAAACGGTGCACAGCGTCTTCGTCAAG GTCTACCTGATGGACAAGGATCGCAAGGTGCTGAAGAAGCGCACCTCGCTGAAGCGCAAGGATCGCAGTCCGATCTTCAACGAGTCGATGATCTTCAGTGTGCCGCCACCCAGTCTGACCACCACCCAGCTGCGGGTGACCGTGTTCGGGGTGACAGCCAGTGGGGTGACCCCGTTGGGTCACATCGTGGCCGGCAGCTGTGCGGTGGGCAAGGGATTGCGCCACTGGCACCAGATGCTCTCGTCGCTCAGGAAACCGGTGGCCATGTGGCATGTCCTGCGGCGGGCGGTCAATCAGCCGGTTTTCACGGGCGGCGCCGAGGCGGTGGTGGCCGCCATGCAAAACACCCTGCAACGCTCCACCGCCAAGCGGAACAGCATCGTCTAG